A stretch of DNA from Pseudodesulfovibrio sp. JC047:
GAATGGGTGCCGCGAATGGCGGTGTAGGCGATGCCGTCTTTCATGTTTGTCGGCCCCCAGCGGTCCAGCAACTCGGCTTCCAAAGCCACCATGTTGCTGCCGTCGGTCCAAGGAGAAACAATACCGTTCCACCATTCGTCACCGAATCCGGCAATGGCGTCGGCTATGTCGGGATTGGCCGCGCCGTTGGTCATTGCCGTTACGGAAACCGTCAACCCGGCGGGATAAACTTCGCCCGTGTAGTAGTTGAAACGGATGTCGATATCATTGCCGCATTCGCCCTTGTTCCGTGCGGTCAACGTCACGGTTCCTGTCGCGACCGTGGCCGTGACAGGAAGGTCAAGATCGGCGTTGATGGCATCGGCCAAAGCCGTGGCGGCTTCCGCGGATGTGGCCAGCGCCGGGACGGACGCCCGGACCTTTCGACCGGCTATATAACAATTGAGAACGCCGGTACCGGTGGCGGCCCCCGTAAAATCAATGGTGCCGGTCGCGGCGACTCCGGCGGCATCATCCTTGAGCGGGATGCACCATGTTTCCATGAAACGGTCGGCTTCCTTGATGCCCTTGAACATGGCGGTCAACATGGAACCGCGACCGAACAGACCAACGGCGTGATCCGCACTCAGCACACGAACAGGGGTGGCCTCGGCAGCGGAGCCAGTGGCCAGCATCTGACCGAGCACGAGCATTTTGTACTCAATGGCCGGGGTTCCCTTGACCGCACGGGAGTTGTCGAACTCGATATAAACCAGAGGCACCCTCAGGTTTTCCGGGATTTGATTGAAGCTGATAGCCATGGGCTATTCCTCCTTGGCGATTTTGGCCAATGCATCCTCGGCCTTTTTCACGGCCTGGGCCGTGGTCTTTTCCACATCGCCGTCGCGCAGTCGGCGGGTCCAGTAGCTTGTGGCGAGAACGGGCTTGCCGTGTTCGGGCAGGGCCTTGCCGTCGCGCGGGTCGCGCACGACGCGTCCCTTTGCCGGTTTCAGATAAAGTGTATTCTGGGCCACGGTTGTTTCCTCCTAGGCCCCGTCCTGGGGCAGGCTGACCTTGTCCTCGGCGGTGGGAACATCGGCCCCAACCGGGAACTTGGCGTCAAAGGTTGAAAAAAGATCAAGAGTCGCCAAAACATCATCGGGCATGGCTTGACCAATCCGCATGTGCTGCCGCCAGGTGACGGCCCACATGGCCACGCCGATCTTGTCTATTGATGCGGCAAAAAGGTTGTCCGCACGGACGCCGACAGGAACACCCAGAACGTCATCCATGCCCCAGGTGTTTCCGGCAACGTGCCGAGCCAGTACGTCGACAACGGACAATGCAACCAGATCGCGGGAGACCTTCGGAATATCCTTGGCCACGACGAAAATTCCCCAACTTACAACGGCCTCATAATCG
This window harbors:
- a CDS encoding DUF2635 domain-containing protein, producing the protein MAQNTLYLKPAKGRVVRDPRDGKALPEHGKPVLATSYWTRRLRDGDVEKTTAQAVKKAEDALAKIAKEE
- a CDS encoding phage tail sheath subtilisin-like domain-containing protein, which gives rise to MAISFNQIPENLRVPLVYIEFDNSRAVKGTPAIEYKMLVLGQMLATGSAAEATPVRVLSADHAVGLFGRGSMLTAMFKGIKEADRFMETWCIPLKDDAAGVAATGTIDFTGAATGTGVLNCYIAGRKVRASVPALATSAEAATALADAINADLDLPVTATVATGTVTLTARNKGECGNDIDIRFNYYTGEVYPAGLTVSVTAMTNGAANPDIADAIAGFGDEWWNGIVSPWTDGSNMVALEAELLDRWGPTNMKDGIAYTAIRGTHSESATWGDARNGHLGTTMPTGASPTPPWIWAAVYGVVASGSLSIDPARPLQTLVLPGIMPPTQGERWTMEERNLLLYDGLSTFTVDSGGLVRIERAITTYQKNAYGLPDPSYLDVTTPATLSYIRYATRARITQKFPRHKLADDGTRFGPGQAIVTPSIIRAELLALFRELETKGLVENFDQYKKELIVERDADDRNRVNVLSPPDLINQLRILAEQIQYIL